From the Coraliomargarita sinensis genome, one window contains:
- the galK gene encoding galactokinase, whose product MKTKLTQLFTSTFGVAPTQMAFAPGRIEFIGNHTDYNGGLVMGAAVTEGITVAASKREDREIHLICERGSLVVVALDQLEPIDGDASWSNYPVGVTKVLLDSGMSMDCGYNLAVVSNLPIGAGMSSSAAIELATAYALAALFGFDAGKADFARIGRKAENEFVGMPCGILDQGVSAFGQADHLVRIDCATEDFSTTPMPEGTHFWIFNSNKKHALVDSAYADRHKECHDALARLQIRYPDAKTLSEISLEQLEAAKDDLDELLYRRAAHIVGENARVSAVQEALASGDLSAVGAALTASHESSRVNFENSIPELDFLAQTLSKEANVYGARLTGGGFGGAVMAFTSADFSLNQARAVTEAYCEKFGFQATILHTQAGAGAYLF is encoded by the coding sequence ATGAAAACTAAATTAACTCAACTCTTTACCTCGACCTTTGGGGTAGCGCCAACCCAAATGGCATTTGCGCCGGGACGGATCGAATTTATCGGAAACCATACCGACTACAATGGGGGACTGGTGATGGGCGCTGCCGTGACCGAAGGTATTACCGTGGCCGCATCCAAGCGCGAGGATCGTGAGATACACCTGATCTGTGAACGTGGCAGCCTGGTTGTGGTAGCTCTCGATCAACTCGAGCCCATTGACGGGGATGCCTCCTGGTCGAACTATCCGGTGGGGGTAACCAAAGTTTTGCTGGATTCGGGCATGTCGATGGACTGTGGCTACAACCTGGCGGTGGTTTCCAATTTGCCAATCGGTGCCGGTATGAGCAGCAGTGCCGCCATCGAACTGGCGACGGCCTACGCGCTGGCTGCCTTGTTCGGGTTCGATGCCGGCAAAGCCGACTTTGCCCGGATTGGACGCAAGGCCGAAAACGAATTCGTAGGTATGCCATGCGGTATTCTTGACCAGGGCGTTTCTGCTTTCGGTCAGGCCGATCACCTCGTGCGGATTGATTGCGCGACAGAGGATTTCAGCACGACACCGATGCCGGAGGGGACACACTTCTGGATCTTTAATTCCAACAAAAAGCATGCCTTGGTCGATTCGGCCTACGCGGATCGTCACAAAGAATGTCACGATGCGCTTGCTCGTTTGCAGATACGCTATCCGGATGCCAAAACCCTTTCAGAAATCAGCCTCGAGCAACTGGAGGCCGCCAAGGACGACCTGGACGAGCTGCTGTATCGGCGCGCGGCCCACATCGTCGGCGAGAATGCCCGCGTGAGCGCAGTGCAGGAGGCACTCGCTTCCGGCGACTTGTCCGCGGTCGGTGCCGCCCTGACCGCTTCGCACGAAAGTTCGCGGGTTAATTTTGAAAACAGTATTCCGGAGTTGGATTTTCTCGCTCAGACATTGTCCAAGGAGGCGAACGTCTACGGGGCCCGTTTAACCGGCGGTGGTTTTGGCGGCGCTGTTATGGCGTTTACCAGTGCAGACTTCAGCCTCAACCAGGCGCGTGCTGTTACCGAGGCCTATTGTGAGAAATTCGGCTTTCAGGCTACCATCCTGCACACTCAGGCTGGTGCCGGTGCATACCTGTTCTAA
- a CDS encoding Hpt domain-containing protein translates to MSEAPQIENVHYDSSVPVMDREQIDMLLMAEDGDESTALARELFHLYESESREKLAALDQICRDRDGDALRRVVHFIAGSAGNLGLMRLSAFYRGIEHAVDDGELEDYEACARLIPREFELSCREFSQSLGLDK, encoded by the coding sequence ATGTCTGAAGCCCCGCAAATCGAGAACGTTCATTACGACAGCTCCGTGCCAGTCATGGACCGCGAGCAAATCGATATGTTGCTGATGGCCGAGGATGGTGACGAATCAACCGCTCTGGCGCGGGAATTATTCCATCTTTACGAGTCGGAATCGCGTGAAAAGCTGGCGGCATTGGACCAGATCTGCCGGGATCGGGATGGCGACGCTCTTAGAAGAGTGGTCCATTTCATTGCCGGTAGCGCCGGAAACCTTGGCCTTATGCGCCTGAGCGCATTTTACCGTGGAATCGAGCATGCCGTCGACGACGGGGAGCTGGAAGACTACGAAGCCTGCGCCAGGCTTATCCCCCGGGAGTTCGAGCTCAGTTGCCGCGAGTTCAGTCAGTCGCTGGGCTTGGACAAATAA
- a CDS encoding glutamine--tRNA ligase/YqeY domain fusion protein — MSESTDSPNDFIRQMVAADVAAGKHGGQVQTRFPPEPNGYLQIGHAKAICLNFEIAREFGGKCNLRFDDTNPEKESDEFVRAIQEDIKWLGYDWAKLCFASDYFEQLFEWALQLIESGDAYVDELGADAMREYRGTLTEPGKNSPYRDRPVEESADLFKRMRAGEFEDGKMVLRAKIDMAHPNMNMRDPVMYRIKRMHHHKLGDEWCIYPSYDFTHGQSDAIEGVTHSLCSLEFEDHRPLYDWFIEKLGIFPSKQTEFARLNLTYTVVSKRKLRALVEGGYVEAWNDPRMPTLSGMRRRGYPAAAIRNFCRTVGITKTPSTSDIALLEHAVRDELNRTADRRMAVMDPLEIELTNWPEDKVLEVEGNNNPGDESAGSRKIPFAKRIFIEQEDFREEANRKFFRLKKDGEVRLRHAYIIKCDEVIKDAEGKITKLLCSVDMDTLNKNPEGRKVKGVIQWVSADHALKAPVRLFDRLFSVEKPEADKEREFLEFVNPESSSETTALCEPCLAEIQPGETCQFERIGYFCADSKLSKAGQPVFNRTVSLRDSWAKKDKAS, encoded by the coding sequence ATGTCAGAAAGCACGGACAGCCCGAACGATTTTATCCGCCAAATGGTGGCCGCAGATGTGGCCGCCGGTAAGCATGGCGGGCAGGTTCAGACACGTTTCCCGCCGGAGCCGAACGGATATCTCCAAATCGGACATGCCAAGGCCATCTGCCTGAATTTCGAGATCGCCAGAGAGTTTGGCGGCAAGTGCAACCTGCGATTCGACGACACGAACCCGGAAAAGGAAAGCGATGAGTTTGTCCGCGCCATTCAGGAGGATATTAAATGGCTGGGCTATGACTGGGCGAAGCTTTGTTTCGCCAGTGATTACTTTGAGCAGTTGTTCGAATGGGCCCTTCAATTGATCGAGTCCGGCGACGCCTATGTGGATGAGCTCGGTGCCGATGCCATGCGAGAGTACCGCGGTACGCTGACCGAGCCGGGCAAGAACAGCCCCTATCGCGACCGTCCTGTGGAGGAGAGTGCCGATCTTTTCAAGCGGATGCGGGCCGGCGAGTTCGAAGACGGCAAAATGGTCCTCCGTGCCAAAATCGATATGGCCCATCCGAATATGAATATGCGCGATCCGGTCATGTATCGGATCAAGCGCATGCACCACCACAAGCTGGGCGACGAGTGGTGTATCTATCCGAGCTACGATTTCACCCACGGGCAGAGTGATGCCATTGAAGGCGTGACCCATTCCCTTTGCTCCCTTGAGTTTGAGGATCACCGGCCGCTCTACGACTGGTTTATTGAAAAGCTGGGCATCTTCCCCTCCAAGCAAACTGAATTTGCCCGCCTGAATCTGACCTACACGGTTGTCAGCAAGCGCAAGTTGCGGGCCCTGGTCGAGGGGGGCTATGTCGAGGCCTGGAATGACCCGCGCATGCCCACGCTATCCGGGATGCGTCGTCGTGGCTATCCGGCGGCTGCGATTCGCAACTTCTGCCGCACCGTCGGTATTACCAAGACACCTTCGACCAGCGACATCGCCCTTCTCGAGCACGCCGTTCGCGACGAACTTAACCGCACCGCCGACCGCCGCATGGCCGTCATGGACCCGCTCGAGATAGAGCTGACCAACTGGCCGGAGGACAAAGTGCTGGAGGTCGAGGGGAACAACAACCCCGGCGATGAGTCTGCCGGCAGTCGGAAAATTCCTTTCGCGAAGCGCATATTCATCGAACAGGAGGACTTCCGCGAGGAGGCTAACCGCAAGTTTTTCCGCCTGAAAAAGGATGGGGAAGTGCGGTTGCGTCATGCCTATATCATTAAATGCGATGAGGTGATCAAGGACGCGGAGGGTAAGATTACCAAACTGCTCTGCAGTGTGGATATGGACACCCTGAATAAGAACCCGGAGGGCCGTAAGGTGAAGGGTGTGATTCAATGGGTCAGCGCCGATCATGCCTTGAAAGCGCCCGTCCGGTTGTTTGACCGTCTGTTCTCCGTGGAAAAACCGGAAGCGGATAAGGAGCGCGAGTTTCTAGAATTTGTGAACCCGGAATCTTCCTCGGAAACAACGGCTCTTTGTGAGCCCTGCCTGGCGGAAATCCAGCCCGGTGAAACCTGTCAGTTCGAACGGATCGGCTACTTCTGCGCTGACAGCAAGCTCTCCAAAGCGGGGCAACCGGTCTTCAATCGCACGGTCAGTCTGCGTGATTCCTGGGCGAAAAAGGATAAAGCGTCATGA